The following coding sequences are from one Candidatus Nitrohelix vancouverensis window:
- a CDS encoding STAS-like domain-containing protein, translated as MKISLLDEIGENCVSLDQGRRMYDMSFPVLKERQSVVVDFAGIKSVLTPFLHGWIGKLFDFYDKETILSRLQFANTDAAQLKKVNEYIDGTDKRDNDRVQREMMEELFDEDDLADL; from the coding sequence ATGAAAATTTCTTTATTGGATGAAATAGGCGAGAACTGCGTTTCTCTGGATCAAGGTCGGCGCATGTATGACATGTCGTTTCCGGTTCTCAAGGAGCGTCAGTCCGTGGTGGTGGATTTTGCCGGGATCAAATCGGTTCTCACTCCCTTCTTGCATGGATGGATCGGCAAACTGTTTGATTTTTACGACAAGGAAACGATTCTCTCCCGCCTGCAGTTTGCCAACACCGACGCCGCGCAATTGAAAAAAGTGAACGAGTACATCGACGGCACCGACAAACGCGATAACGATCGGGTGCAACGCGAGATGATGGAAGAATTGTTTGACGAGGACGATCTCGCCGATCTTTAG
- a CDS encoding FAD-binding protein encodes MIKHDVVIVGSGLAGMRAALETCQGLNVGILTKVYPTRSHSGAAQGGIAASLGSTEPDSWEEHMYDTIKGGDFLSDQDAVEEYVKAAPGVIYDLEHKGCIFSRTPDGKIAQRAFGGHSKPRACFAADRTGHNILHALHEQLIKHSERVKIYSEWFMHSLIIEGNRCHGVVVSDIQTGAVEVIQAKAVIFCTGGYGRVCKITSNAFASTADGVMAAFHAGIPLEDAEFVQFHPSGLYRQGILFSEAARSEGGYLVNGKGERFMDKYAPSRMELAPRDIVARAEQSEIDAGRGVNGEGYINLDLRHLGAKRINERLPQIRQLGLDFIGVDCVDEPLPIQPTAHYSMGGIPTDKYGQVIIDAEGTPMEGFFAAGECACVSVHGANRLGTNSLLEAVVFGTRSGKAAYEYAKNASFGSIDEGREKTRVLKVFEDIFQRDGSESYNDIRNEMKEVMTTNCGVFREESKLKHCIETLKNLQFRYKKGKVTDRGKLFNTELYEIIELGNMLEMAEIISTAALNRKESRGGHFRSDHPKRDDENFLKHTLVYPGKDELDIKYKPVVITKHQPTERTY; translated from the coding sequence GTGATCAAACACGATGTTGTCATTGTAGGCTCCGGCTTGGCCGGAATGCGCGCGGCTCTGGAAACCTGTCAGGGCTTGAACGTTGGTATTCTCACTAAAGTGTATCCCACCCGCTCTCATTCGGGCGCGGCTCAGGGCGGCATCGCCGCTTCGCTGGGCAGTACCGAACCGGACAGCTGGGAAGAGCATATGTACGATACCATCAAGGGCGGAGATTTCCTGAGCGATCAGGACGCGGTGGAAGAGTACGTTAAAGCGGCTCCGGGAGTTATTTACGACCTGGAACACAAGGGCTGTATTTTCAGCCGGACCCCGGATGGAAAGATTGCGCAACGCGCATTCGGCGGTCATTCCAAACCCCGCGCCTGTTTTGCGGCGGACCGCACGGGACATAATATTTTGCACGCCCTGCATGAGCAGTTGATCAAACATTCCGAGCGGGTCAAGATTTACTCCGAATGGTTCATGCACTCTCTCATTATAGAAGGCAACCGCTGTCACGGCGTGGTGGTCAGCGATATCCAGACCGGCGCGGTGGAAGTGATTCAGGCGAAAGCGGTGATTTTCTGCACCGGCGGTTATGGCCGCGTTTGCAAGATCACCTCCAACGCATTCGCCAGCACGGCGGATGGCGTGATGGCCGCGTTTCATGCGGGCATTCCTCTGGAAGACGCAGAATTCGTCCAGTTCCATCCATCAGGATTGTACCGACAGGGCATCCTGTTTTCTGAAGCGGCCCGGTCCGAAGGCGGTTACCTGGTCAACGGCAAGGGCGAACGCTTCATGGATAAATACGCTCCGTCCCGCATGGAGCTGGCGCCGCGCGATATCGTGGCGCGCGCCGAGCAAAGCGAAATCGACGCGGGTCGCGGGGTCAACGGCGAAGGTTATATCAATCTCGATTTACGCCATCTGGGCGCCAAGCGCATCAACGAGCGCTTGCCGCAGATCCGGCAACTGGGTCTCGATTTCATCGGCGTCGATTGCGTGGACGAACCGCTTCCGATCCAGCCGACGGCGCATTATTCGATGGGCGGGATTCCAACGGACAAATACGGTCAGGTCATCATCGACGCGGAAGGCACGCCGATGGAAGGTTTTTTTGCGGCGGGCGAATGCGCCTGCGTCTCCGTTCACGGCGCCAATCGACTGGGCACCAACTCCCTGCTGGAGGCGGTGGTTTTTGGCACGCGGTCGGGTAAGGCGGCGTACGAGTATGCAAAAAATGCGAGTTTTGGCTCCATCGACGAAGGTCGCGAAAAGACCCGCGTCCTGAAAGTCTTTGAGGATATTTTTCAAAGGGATGGATCGGAAAGCTACAACGACATTCGCAATGAGATGAAAGAGGTCATGACCACGAATTGCGGTGTGTTCCGTGAAGAGAGCAAGTTAAAACACTGCATTGAAACGCTTAAGAACTTACAATTCCGATATAAAAAGGGCAAGGTCACGGATCGCGGCAAGTTGTTCAATACGGAACTGTATGAAATCATCGAGCTGGGAAATATGCTGGAAATGGCGGAGATCATTTCCACCGCCGCGCTCAACCGCAAGGAGAGCCGGGGCGGTCATTTCCGATCCGATCATCCCAAGCGGGACGATGAGAATTTTCTGAAGCACACCCTCGTGTATCCTGGGAAAGACGAGTTGGATATTAAATACAAACCGGTGGTCATCACCAAGCACCAGCCAACGGAAAGAACCTATTAA
- a CDS encoding cyclic nucleotide-binding domain-containing protein: protein MFEGLTEEELASIYKLCLNVSFTEGQTIIKEDQPGDKIFILVEGQVEIIVDNPLNKGEKIRLAKLSTHETFGEFSLFDDAPRSATAIAQTNTRLMEIPCKDLLELFDENNRLGIKLMKNLGKILCARLRNIDIEYRNAQLWVGV from the coding sequence ATGTTCGAGGGTTTAACCGAAGAAGAACTCGCCTCTATCTATAAATTATGTCTGAACGTCTCCTTCACGGAGGGGCAAACCATCATCAAGGAAGACCAACCTGGAGATAAAATCTTTATTCTGGTTGAGGGACAGGTTGAGATCATTGTCGACAATCCTCTCAACAAAGGTGAAAAAATACGTCTGGCTAAATTGTCGACGCACGAAACCTTTGGCGAATTTTCCCTGTTTGACGACGCGCCGCGTTCAGCCACCGCTATCGCCCAAACCAACACCCGACTGATGGAGATCCCCTGCAAAGATCTTCTCGAGTTATTTGATGAAAACAATCGGCTTGGCATCAAACTCATGAAGAATCTCGGCAAAATACTTTGCGCCCGCTTGCGCAACATCGATATCGAATACAGAAACGCTCAGCTTTGGGTCGGCGTTTAA
- a CDS encoding SLC13/DASS family transporter → MPEIPFRRRVIVLLLALASFLVILLYPLPEGMNPESKRLLAVIALMAILWIGEGIAIASTALLPLALFPLLGIMSSKDVAVNYGNHLIFLFLGGFMIALAMEKWNFHKRLALWIICRMGTSPQRIVLGFMAACGFLSMWISNTAATMMMLPVAMGVVRQFAEQSSIAGRKDDETESKIYEGFGLVLMLGLAYSASIGGVGTLIGTPPNIVFAGLYKELYPELGGVSFFRWSLFAIPLVLVFLPLVWLYLCRFVAPFPLGQIEMSAKGNDVVQEQLRAMGAMSDAEKKVAVVFASTAFLWIFRKPISIGDWVIPGWSQLFSNPSWIHDSTVAMASGLLLLLLPVSGRAGMELEGRREYFVLDWKTVERRVPWGVLILFGGGFALASGFGKTGLDHWLGESLSGVGVLPLAITVLLICLSITFLTELTSNTATSTMILPLVAAAAVAAQIHPLMFMAPAALSASFAFMLPVATPPNAIVFGSGWVKIPQMSKAGFALNLTGAFLITFLTLVLVERILIH, encoded by the coding sequence ATACCTGAAATACCGTTCCGACGTCGCGTCATCGTCCTTCTGCTGGCGCTGGCGTCGTTTCTTGTCATCCTTCTATACCCGTTGCCGGAGGGGATGAACCCCGAATCGAAGCGGCTCCTCGCCGTCATCGCCTTGATGGCGATTCTCTGGATCGGCGAGGGGATTGCAATCGCCTCCACCGCCCTTTTGCCGCTTGCCTTATTTCCCCTGCTGGGGATCATGTCTTCCAAAGACGTTGCCGTGAATTATGGCAACCATCTGATCTTCCTGTTCCTGGGCGGCTTCATGATCGCCCTGGCGATGGAGAAGTGGAATTTCCATAAACGTCTTGCGCTGTGGATCATTTGTCGCATGGGAACCAGCCCACAGCGCATCGTTCTCGGTTTCATGGCGGCTTGCGGTTTTTTGTCGATGTGGATATCCAATACGGCGGCGACGATGATGATGCTTCCCGTCGCCATGGGAGTGGTGCGACAGTTTGCGGAGCAAAGTTCCATCGCCGGTCGCAAGGACGATGAAACCGAATCGAAAATTTACGAAGGTTTTGGTCTGGTTCTGATGTTGGGCCTGGCGTATTCAGCAAGTATTGGCGGGGTGGGCACGCTCATCGGCACGCCTCCCAATATTGTGTTCGCGGGATTGTACAAAGAGCTTTACCCGGAATTGGGCGGCGTTTCTTTTTTTCGCTGGTCCTTGTTTGCAATTCCGCTGGTCCTGGTGTTTTTACCCCTGGTCTGGTTGTATCTGTGTCGATTCGTTGCGCCGTTTCCTTTGGGACAGATTGAGATGTCTGCTAAAGGGAACGATGTCGTGCAGGAACAATTGCGCGCGATGGGGGCGATGAGCGACGCCGAGAAAAAGGTCGCGGTCGTTTTTGCCTCCACAGCTTTTTTATGGATCTTCAGAAAACCCATCTCTATTGGCGATTGGGTGATTCCCGGCTGGTCGCAGTTGTTTTCGAATCCTTCCTGGATTCATGATTCGACCGTGGCGATGGCCAGCGGGCTCTTGTTGTTGCTCTTGCCGGTATCGGGTCGGGCGGGGATGGAGCTGGAAGGCAGGCGCGAATATTTTGTGCTGGACTGGAAGACCGTGGAGCGTCGGGTGCCCTGGGGCGTCTTGATTTTATTTGGCGGCGGTTTTGCGCTGGCTTCGGGTTTTGGAAAAACGGGACTCGACCACTGGCTTGGAGAAAGCCTGAGCGGCGTCGGGGTTCTGCCGCTTGCGATCACGGTTTTATTGATTTGTTTGAGCATCACCTTCTTGACGGAGTTGACTTCGAATACGGCGACGTCGACAATGATACTTCCTCTGGTCGCGGCGGCGGCAGTGGCGGCGCAGATTCATCCTTTGATGTTCATGGCGCCTGCGGCCTTGTCGGCTTCCTTTGCCTTCATGTTGCCGGTGGCGACCCCGCCCAATGCGATTGTGTTCGGAAGCGGCTGGGTCAAGATTCCGCAAATGTCGAAGGCGGGCTTTGCCTTGAATCTGACCGGAGCTTTTTTAATTACTTTTCTCACGCTGGTTCTAGTTGAGCGAATATTGATTCATTAA
- the sdhB gene encoding succinate dehydrogenase iron-sulfur subunit: MSKFKIKRYNPEKQAEAYFEEFDFEIPEGATLLDCMNHIKWTMDGSFTFRMSCRSAICGSCAVRVNGHATLACQKQAVDLLKKDEVVLEPLGNMKPMKDLAVDFTQFWDKVNKVNPYLKSPSTPPEKERLQSPEEFKLIDDASTCIMCGACYSDCNVLEVDENFLGPAALAKAQRFVSDTRDENTLERVKNLSEYGGIWDCTHCAECVERCPKPAQPFYRIKEIMTVALEKGVHDNVGARHALSFVDSVKHSGRLNENKLPVESMGFFNIKGLLELVPVGLRMLLKRKVPPIFHKSIDDVQDVRRIFRKLNQ, translated from the coding sequence ATGTCAAAATTCAAAATCAAACGCTACAATCCTGAAAAGCAGGCGGAAGCCTATTTCGAAGAGTTCGACTTCGAAATTCCGGAGGGCGCCACGCTTTTGGATTGCATGAATCATATCAAGTGGACGATGGACGGAAGTTTCACCTTCCGCATGTCCTGCCGAAGCGCAATTTGCGGTTCTTGCGCCGTCCGGGTCAACGGTCATGCGACGCTGGCCTGTCAAAAACAGGCGGTCGATCTGTTGAAGAAGGATGAGGTCGTTCTGGAACCTTTGGGAAACATGAAGCCGATGAAGGACCTTGCGGTGGATTTCACCCAGTTCTGGGACAAGGTCAACAAGGTCAATCCTTATCTGAAAAGTCCTTCCACGCCTCCGGAAAAAGAACGCTTGCAGTCTCCCGAGGAATTCAAATTGATCGACGACGCCAGCACCTGCATCATGTGCGGCGCCTGTTATTCCGACTGTAATGTTCTGGAAGTGGACGAAAATTTTCTGGGTCCGGCGGCTCTGGCGAAGGCGCAACGTTTTGTCAGCGACACCCGCGACGAAAACACGCTGGAGCGAGTCAAGAATCTCAGCGAATACGGCGGCATCTGGGACTGCACGCACTGCGCGGAATGCGTGGAGCGCTGTCCCAAACCGGCTCAGCCTTTTTACCGCATCAAGGAGATCATGACCGTCGCTCTGGAGAAAGGCGTGCATGACAACGTGGGAGCGCGGCATGCGCTTTCGTTTGTTGATTCGGTCAAGCACAGCGGTCGCCTCAACGAAAATAAATTGCCCGTCGAATCCATGGGCTTCTTCAACATCAAGGGCTTGCTGGAACTGGTTCCGGTAGGATTGCGTATGCTGTTGAAACGCAAAGTGCCCCCGATCTTTCATAAATCCATCGACGACGTCCAGGACGTGCGTAGAATTTTCAGGAAATTAAATCAATGA
- a CDS encoding heterodisulfide reductase, whose translation MKFALFTGCVSKGATRELMISTTKAAEGLGIEFVEMKSAACCGAGVVSEQSPLLADALNARTVALAEEQGLDLVTICSTCQGNLKKSECNIDSDPEYKEQINHILSEGGHQYSGGKSRIKHFANILATDEGMKLLKEKIKRPLTGLKAAAFYGCYVLRPSGLSDFDQPDDPHGMEDIFETLGATPVYYDSRIKCCGFPIIMMNKKASLEMSGNALLDAIESGANCIVTGCPLCHLSLDSYQPEIEKLKKKGYSIPILHLPQLVALALGYSPQELEMDKHIVSTLKINEILSRA comes from the coding sequence ATGAAATTTGCCCTGTTTACGGGTTGCGTGTCTAAAGGCGCGACTCGCGAATTGATGATATCGACCACCAAGGCCGCTGAAGGTCTGGGTATTGAATTTGTTGAAATGAAGAGCGCGGCTTGTTGCGGCGCCGGAGTGGTTTCGGAGCAAAGCCCTTTGCTGGCGGACGCTCTCAACGCGCGCACCGTGGCGCTTGCGGAAGAACAGGGGCTGGACCTTGTGACCATCTGTTCGACCTGTCAGGGCAACCTGAAAAAATCAGAATGTAATATCGATTCCGATCCAGAATACAAAGAACAGATCAATCATATTCTTAGCGAAGGCGGCCACCAGTACAGCGGCGGCAAGAGCCGGATCAAGCATTTCGCCAATATCCTGGCAACCGACGAGGGCATGAAGCTGTTGAAGGAAAAAATCAAACGCCCTCTCACCGGATTGAAGGCGGCGGCGTTTTACGGTTGTTATGTACTGCGCCCGTCTGGCTTGTCGGATTTCGATCAACCGGACGACCCGCATGGCATGGAAGACATTTTCGAGACCTTGGGAGCGACCCCGGTTTATTACGACAGCCGCATCAAATGTTGCGGTTTTCCCATCATCATGATGAATAAAAAAGCGTCGCTGGAAATGTCAGGCAACGCGCTTCTCGACGCCATTGAAAGTGGCGCGAATTGTATCGTGACCGGATGCCCGCTCTGTCACCTGAGTCTGGATTCGTATCAGCCGGAAATTGAGAAGTTGAAGAAAAAAGGCTATTCCATCCCCATTCTGCATTTACCGCAACTGGTGGCGCTGGCTCTGGGTTACTCGCCTCAGGAGTTGGAAATGGACAAGCACATTGTATCGACTTTGAAGATCAACGAAATTTTGTCCAGGGCCTGA
- the ligA gene encoding NAD-dependent DNA ligase LigA yields the protein MMSDSDKENIERLRDEILRHNQLYYNEDRPEISDREYDTLLERLKELENAHPEWASPSSPTRQVGGKAAEKFPPVVHKSPMLSLDNTYNIEELRAFHQRVAKNLGAGASFEYLVELKFDGLGVSLTYKDGEFVQGATRGDGKVGEDITANLKTIPSIPSRMNDNGAPAPALLEVRGEVFMSRAEFEALNRQREEAGDPPFANPRNAAAGSLRLLDASVTRSRKLDIFVYNLGHLENGPTGSDAFPFATHSELQQQLKDWGFQLNPNRYVCKTYEEILPRIEEWRDKKKTLDYEVDGLVIKVNALDQQRRLGSTSKYPRWATAYKYEPEQAETQILEIVCQVGRTGAITPVANLEPVSLSGSTVSRATLHNEDEIKRKDIRVGDRVAIEKAGEIIPKVIRVITTPGQSRGEPFEMPRQCPECQSELQRLEGEAVWRCPNSVCPAQLRERLKHFASRNAMDIEHMGPAVIEQLTLQGQVRHFSDIYQLKRDELVALERMAEKSADNLLQSIEKSKSAGLARLMFGLGVRHVGQRAAATLAQTYQSIDALMQAGREELESVMEIGPAMAQSIVEFFEAPANQEEIRLLKERGVKTTLIETAGASDQLKGKQFVLTGGLETLTRDQARDKILQLGGRVTSSVSGKTDFVVAGADPGSKLDKANKLGVTVLDEERFLKLIEGN from the coding sequence ATGATGTCAGATTCAGATAAAGAAAATATAGAGCGTTTGCGCGACGAAATTCTGCGTCACAACCAGCTCTATTATAATGAAGACCGACCGGAAATTTCTGATCGCGAATACGATACCCTGCTGGAGCGCCTGAAAGAACTTGAAAATGCGCACCCGGAATGGGCCAGTCCGTCTTCCCCCACGCGCCAGGTAGGCGGTAAGGCGGCTGAAAAATTCCCTCCCGTCGTTCACAAGTCGCCCATGCTGAGCCTCGACAATACTTATAATATAGAGGAGCTTAGAGCTTTTCATCAGAGGGTCGCCAAAAACCTGGGCGCGGGAGCGTCTTTCGAATATCTGGTGGAATTGAAATTCGACGGTCTGGGCGTTTCGCTCACCTATAAGGATGGGGAATTCGTTCAGGGCGCGACGCGCGGCGACGGCAAGGTGGGAGAAGACATCACCGCCAATCTGAAAACCATTCCTTCAATTCCTTCTCGCATGAATGATAACGGGGCGCCAGCGCCTGCACTGCTGGAGGTTCGCGGTGAAGTGTTCATGAGCCGCGCCGAGTTTGAAGCGCTGAATCGACAGCGTGAAGAAGCTGGCGACCCTCCCTTCGCCAATCCCCGGAACGCGGCGGCGGGTTCCCTGCGTTTATTGGACGCTTCCGTAACGCGATCGCGCAAACTGGATATCTTCGTTTATAACCTGGGACATTTGGAGAACGGCCCGACGGGTTCAGACGCATTTCCATTTGCGACGCACAGCGAATTGCAACAGCAATTGAAGGACTGGGGATTCCAGCTCAATCCCAACCGATACGTTTGCAAGACTTATGAAGAAATTCTGCCGCGCATTGAAGAATGGCGGGATAAAAAGAAAACGCTGGATTACGAGGTCGACGGTCTGGTCATCAAAGTGAACGCTCTCGATCAGCAGAGGCGGCTGGGAAGCACCAGCAAATACCCGCGCTGGGCGACGGCCTATAAATACGAGCCGGAACAGGCGGAGACGCAGATTCTGGAGATCGTCTGTCAGGTGGGGCGAACGGGAGCGATCACGCCGGTCGCCAATCTGGAACCGGTGTCTCTTTCAGGTTCCACCGTCAGCCGGGCGACGCTTCACAATGAAGATGAAATCAAGCGCAAGGACATTCGCGTTGGCGATCGGGTGGCTATTGAAAAAGCGGGAGAGATCATCCCCAAGGTCATCCGCGTGATAACGACGCCAGGGCAGAGCCGAGGGGAGCCGTTTGAGATGCCCCGACAATGCCCGGAGTGTCAATCCGAGCTTCAACGTCTGGAAGGCGAGGCGGTCTGGCGTTGTCCGAACAGCGTGTGCCCGGCGCAGTTGCGAGAGCGTCTGAAACATTTTGCTTCGCGCAATGCGATGGATATTGAGCATATGGGACCGGCGGTGATCGAACAGCTGACCCTGCAAGGTCAGGTGCGTCATTTCTCTGATATCTACCAGTTGAAGCGCGATGAACTGGTGGCGCTGGAGAGAATGGCGGAGAAATCAGCGGACAATTTATTGCAGTCGATAGAGAAAAGTAAATCTGCCGGTCTGGCGCGTTTGATGTTTGGTTTGGGAGTCCGTCATGTCGGCCAACGCGCCGCCGCGACGCTGGCGCAGACCTATCAGAGCATCGACGCATTGATGCAGGCGGGGCGCGAGGAACTGGAAAGCGTTATGGAAATCGGCCCGGCGATGGCTCAGAGTATTGTCGAGTTTTTTGAAGCTCCGGCGAATCAGGAAGAGATCCGTCTGTTGAAAGAGCGGGGAGTCAAAACCACTCTCATCGAAACGGCGGGCGCGAGCGATCAGTTGAAGGGCAAACAGTTTGTGCTGACGGGAGGACTGGAGACGCTGACGCGCGATCAGGCTCGCGACAAAATCCTGCAATTGGGCGGTCGGGTGACTTCGTCCGTATCCGGGAAAACCGATTTTGTGGTGGCGGGCGCCGACCCCGGCTCCAAGCTCGACAAGGCGAACAAGCTGGGCGTGACGGTTTTAGATGAAGAGCGTTTTTTGAAATTGATTGAAGGAAACTGA
- a CDS encoding Do family serine endopeptidase — MISGSVIAVEAFERRTPIVEAVQKVGPAVVNIYTEETPSQIQNPFRNFGGNFFDQFLKDFMPPISQKRRSLGSGVIIHPDGYVLTNEHVIGKALRIQLSLIDKREFEAHLVGADIRSDLAVVKIDAKEALPYVKMGASSDLMIGESIIAIGNPFGLQHTVTSGIISALNRSLKAGNGATYHDFIQVDASINPGNSGGPLLNINGSLIGVNTAIYQKAEGIGFAIPIDKAKRIVNELIRYGKVRQGWLGASVQDLNPEMQEHFGLARAEGALVSQVMERSPAQIAGVQPGDVVLSINGKGVKNRSEYLDRVATYAIGNSMRMSLWRHGKEMSVSLKVAPLPKDFVERFVASRMGIAVAPITPQTFRDYRLASKSGALVVKVAPQGSAGRMGLLPGDVIRQVNQKKIANLEDFSRAVIEARNLSSVVLLVQRGRNGYYVTLEM, encoded by the coding sequence TTGATCAGCGGCTCCGTGATCGCCGTCGAAGCGTTTGAACGCAGAACCCCTATTGTCGAAGCGGTTCAGAAGGTGGGGCCTGCCGTTGTCAATATTTATACGGAAGAGACGCCCTCTCAGATCCAAAATCCATTTCGCAATTTTGGCGGAAATTTCTTCGATCAATTTTTGAAGGATTTCATGCCGCCGATTTCCCAGAAGCGCAGAAGTCTGGGGTCGGGGGTGATCATTCACCCCGACGGTTATGTCTTGACCAACGAGCATGTGATAGGCAAGGCCCTGCGCATTCAGTTATCGCTGATCGACAAGAGGGAGTTTGAAGCGCATCTTGTCGGCGCCGACATCCGCTCTGATCTGGCCGTGGTGAAGATAGACGCGAAGGAAGCGCTTCCCTATGTGAAAATGGGAGCGTCGTCGGATTTGATGATTGGAGAATCGATCATCGCCATCGGCAATCCCTTCGGACTTCAGCACACGGTGACTTCGGGAATCATTAGCGCCTTGAACCGAAGTCTGAAAGCGGGGAACGGAGCGACCTACCACGATTTCATTCAGGTCGACGCTTCGATCAACCCCGGCAACAGCGGCGGACCGTTATTGAATATCAACGGTTCGCTGATTGGAGTGAATACCGCGATTTACCAGAAGGCGGAAGGCATCGGCTTCGCCATTCCAATTGACAAGGCCAAGCGCATCGTCAATGAGTTGATTCGTTATGGCAAGGTGCGCCAGGGCTGGCTGGGAGCGTCGGTTCAGGACCTCAATCCAGAGATGCAGGAGCATTTTGGTCTGGCCCGCGCCGAGGGCGCTCTGGTCTCTCAGGTGATGGAGCGCAGTCCCGCGCAGATTGCCGGGGTTCAGCCTGGAGACGTCGTCTTATCGATCAATGGCAAGGGCGTGAAGAACCGCTCGGAGTATCTGGATCGGGTGGCGACTTATGCGATCGGCAATTCGATGCGCATGTCGCTCTGGCGGCACGGCAAGGAAATGTCGGTCTCATTGAAGGTGGCTCCCTTGCCGAAAGATTTTGTGGAACGATTTGTCGCGTCGCGTATGGGAATTGCGGTGGCTCCGATCACGCCGCAGACTTTTCGAGACTACCGGCTGGCGTCGAAAAGCGGCGCTCTGGTCGTGAAGGTCGCGCCTCAGGGAAGCGCGGGCCGTATGGGACTTTTACCGGGAGACGTGATCCGTCAGGTGAATCAGAAGAAGATTGCGAATCTCGAAGATTTTTCCAGGGCGGTGATCGAGGCGCGCAATTTGTCGAGCGTTGTGTTGCTGGTTCAGCGGGGGCGAAACGGCTACTATGTGACTCTTGAAATGTAG
- a CDS encoding DEAD/DEAH box helicase has protein sequence MSLIEFESLPLQQTVLDGIKHAGFEHCTPIQAKSLPISLQGKDVAGQAQTGTGKTAAFLITTLNRLLEQPAPKRPKGYVGPRGLIIAPTRELAMQIYKDALLLGKFCDLRIVCVYGGVDYEKQKKDIQAGVDILIATPGRLIDYYKQKFFSLKSVQVLVIDEADRMFDMGFILDLRYILRNTPPYDQRLSMLFSATLNYRVLELCYEHMNNPEKVQIEPEKTVVDKIEQSLYHVGLHEKFSLLLGLLKREAGEKVLIFCNTKVWAEKLEFKLKHNDYNALQISGDLHQNKRTKVLEQFQSGDLDILIATDVASRGLHVDNITHVINYDLPQDPEDYVHRIGRTARAGAKGTAIALCCENFALNLERLEDYLKNKIPVVWPEEELFLTEKPGGEPPRRPRPKSRSQGNSGRSRSGSGGKSSRSGGRPSSRRPRR, from the coding sequence TTGTCTTTGATTGAGTTTGAGTCCCTTCCCCTTCAGCAAACGGTTTTAGACGGCATCAAGCACGCCGGATTTGAACATTGCACTCCTATCCAGGCCAAATCACTGCCAATAAGCCTGCAAGGAAAAGACGTTGCGGGACAAGCCCAAACAGGCACAGGAAAGACAGCCGCATTTCTCATCACCACCCTCAATCGACTGCTCGAACAACCGGCGCCGAAACGCCCCAAAGGTTATGTCGGACCGCGAGGACTCATCATCGCTCCCACACGCGAACTGGCCATGCAGATTTACAAGGACGCCCTGCTCCTTGGCAAATTCTGTGATCTGCGCATCGTTTGCGTTTACGGCGGCGTTGATTACGAAAAACAGAAAAAAGACATTCAAGCCGGAGTGGATATTCTCATCGCCACGCCGGGCCGACTCATAGATTATTACAAGCAGAAGTTTTTCAGCTTGAAGAGCGTTCAGGTTCTGGTCATCGACGAAGCCGACCGCATGTTTGACATGGGTTTCATTCTCGACCTGCGCTACATCCTGAGAAACACGCCGCCCTACGACCAGCGTTTGTCCATGCTGTTTTCAGCCACGCTCAACTACCGCGTGCTGGAATTGTGCTACGAGCACATGAACAATCCTGAAAAAGTCCAGATCGAACCGGAAAAGACCGTCGTGGACAAAATCGAGCAGTCGCTTTACCACGTCGGCCTGCATGAAAAATTCAGCCTGCTTCTCGGCCTGCTGAAACGCGAAGCCGGAGAGAAAGTTCTGATTTTCTGCAACACCAAGGTCTGGGCTGAAAAACTCGAATTCAAATTGAAACATAACGATTACAATGCCCTGCAGATCAGCGGCGACCTGCACCAGAACAAACGCACCAAGGTGCTGGAACAATTTCAGAGCGGCGATCTGGACATCCTCATCGCCACCGACGTCGCCTCGCGCGGACTGCATGTCGACAACATCACCCATGTCATCAATTACGATCTGCCGCAGGATCCCGAAGACTATGTTCACCGTATCGGGCGAACGGCGCGCGCGGGAGCCAAGGGAACGGCGATCGCTCTGTGTTGCGAAAATTTCGCCTTGAATCTGGAGAGGCTTGAAGATTACCTTAAAAATAAAATTCCCGTGGTCTGGCCCGAAGAAGAACTCTTTCTGACGGAAAAGCCCGGCGGCGAACCGCCACGACGCCCGCGCCCCAAATCCCGATCCCAGGGAAACTCGGGTCGGTCCAGAAGCGGAAGCGGCGGCAAATCTTCACGTAGCGGCGGCAGGCCCTCTTCGCGTCGCCCCAGACGCTGA